From Prevotella melaninogenica, the proteins below share one genomic window:
- the serS gene encoding serine--tRNA ligase yields MLTLKLISEETERVIKGLEKKHFKGAREAIEKVLEYDRLRRETQQKLDTNKQQQNQLSKQIGGLMKEGKKDEADKIKEEVALLKSSDKALQEIMDMAQKDMTDVLLTIPNIPNEIVPEGKDAEDNVVVKEGGEKPNLPADALCHWDLLKKFNLVDFDLGVKITGAGFPLYIGKMARFQRALEAFFLDEARKSGYLEVQPPLVVNQESGQATGQLPDKEGQMYHANLDDLYLIPTAEVPVTNIFRDEILNEQDLPIKRCAYSACFRREAGSYGKDVRGLNRLHQFDKVEIVRIDKPEHSYQSLDEMLDHVEGLLKKLELPYHILRLCGGDISFTAALCYDFEVWSAAQERWLEVSSVSNFESYQANRLHCRFRHAEDKKIELCHTLNGSALALPRIVAAIIENNQTPEGIRVPKVLVPYCGFEMLDDKMD; encoded by the coding sequence ATGCTTACATTAAAGCTCATCAGTGAAGAAACTGAACGCGTCATCAAAGGACTGGAGAAGAAACACTTCAAAGGTGCACGTGAGGCAATTGAGAAAGTATTGGAATATGACCGTTTGCGTCGTGAGACTCAGCAGAAGCTTGACACAAACAAGCAGCAGCAGAATCAGCTCTCGAAGCAGATTGGTGGACTGATGAAAGAAGGAAAGAAAGACGAAGCTGACAAGATAAAGGAAGAGGTAGCACTATTAAAATCTTCTGACAAGGCTCTTCAAGAGATAATGGATATGGCTCAGAAGGATATGACAGACGTGTTACTGACAATTCCTAACATCCCTAACGAGATTGTACCTGAAGGTAAGGATGCTGAGGATAATGTTGTTGTAAAGGAAGGGGGCGAGAAGCCAAACCTACCTGCTGACGCATTGTGCCACTGGGACTTGCTGAAGAAGTTTAACTTGGTAGATTTCGATCTTGGTGTGAAGATTACTGGTGCTGGTTTCCCACTCTATATCGGTAAGATGGCACGCTTCCAACGTGCCTTAGAGGCATTCTTCCTCGATGAAGCTCGTAAGAGTGGCTACTTGGAAGTACAGCCACCATTGGTAGTAAATCAGGAGTCTGGTCAGGCTACTGGTCAGTTGCCAGATAAGGAGGGACAGATGTATCATGCTAATCTTGACGACCTCTATCTCATCCCAACAGCTGAGGTTCCTGTAACAAATATCTTCCGTGACGAGATTCTCAACGAACAAGACCTGCCTATTAAGCGTTGTGCTTACTCTGCTTGTTTCCGTCGTGAGGCTGGTAGCTATGGTAAGGACGTACGTGGTTTGAACCGCTTACACCAGTTTGATAAGGTTGAGATTGTACGTATCGATAAGCCAGAGCACTCTTATCAGTCATTGGATGAAATGTTAGACCACGTTGAAGGTCTTTTAAAGAAGCTCGAATTGCCTTATCACATCCTCCGTCTTTGCGGTGGAGACATTAGCTTTACAGCTGCTCTCTGCTATGACTTTGAGGTGTGGAGTGCTGCACAAGAGCGTTGGTTGGAGGTGTCAAGCGTGTCAAACTTCGAAAGCTATCAGGCAAATCGTCTGCATTGTCGTTTCCGTCATGCCGAGGATAAGAAGATTGAACTCTGTCACACACTGAATGGTTCAGCCCTTGCTCTGCCACGTATCGTTGCAGCTATCATCGAGAACAACCAGACCCCAGAGGGTATTCGTGTACCAAAGGTACTCGTTCCTTACTGTGGTTTCGAGATGCTCGATGACAAGATGGACTAA